One window from the genome of Pararhizobium gei encodes:
- a CDS encoding type II toxin-antitoxin system RelE family toxin, producing MKTVHFSSAADKALQKMQPKRKLAILEKLGAYARGEQVDIKKLKNQELYRIRVGGDRVIIDDEGRVVMVVAVGPRGGIYKE from the coding sequence ATGAAGACGGTTCACTTTTCGAGCGCTGCCGATAAGGCCCTGCAGAAGATGCAGCCCAAACGAAAATTGGCGATTCTCGAAAAACTCGGTGCCTATGCGCGCGGTGAACAGGTCGACATCAAGAAGCTGAAGAACCAAGAACTTTATCGGATCCGCGTTGGAGGGGACCGCGTCATCATCGACGATGAGGGCAGAGTTGTTATGGTTGTTGCAGTCGGACCACGAGGCGGCATTTACAAGGAGTAA
- a CDS encoding DUF6152 family protein encodes MPHFSRFLAGGTAAMLFAATAYAHHGWSWADADQIELSGTIKEISMSPPHPTLAVETAGDGLWRIELGNPRQTERSGFIQGSAKPGDEVTVLGNRSTDRNEKRLKAVRITVSGKTYDIYPERIRAK; translated from the coding sequence ATGCCCCATTTTTCCCGCTTCCTCGCCGGCGGCACGGCAGCGATGCTGTTTGCTGCGACAGCTTACGCGCATCACGGCTGGTCATGGGCGGATGCCGACCAGATCGAACTGTCCGGAACGATAAAGGAAATCTCCATGTCCCCGCCCCATCCGACCCTTGCGGTCGAAACCGCCGGTGACGGACTGTGGCGCATCGAACTCGGCAACCCACGACAGACAGAGCGCTCCGGCTTCATTCAGGGCTCCGCCAAGCCCGGAGATGAGGTCACCGTTCTCGGAAATCGCTCCACGGATCGCAACGAGAAGCGTTTGAAAGCCGTCCGCATAACCGTTTCTGGCAAAACCTACGACATTTATCCGGAGCGTATACGGGCGAAGTGA
- the betC gene encoding choline-sulfatase, whose protein sequence is MTAGRPNILIIMVDQLNGKLFPDGPADFLHAPNLKALAARSARFRNNYTSSPLCAPARASFMAGQLPSRTQVYDNAAEYISSIPTFAHHLRRAGYYTALSGKMHFVGPDQLHGFEDRLTTDIYPADFGWTPDYRKPGERIDWWYHNLGSVTGAGVAEITNQMEYDDEVAFLANQKLYQLARENDDQGRRPWCVTASFTHPHDPYVARRKFWDLYEGCAELEPEVGALPIEDQCPHSLRLIHACDYVSFDVTRENVRRSRQAYFANISYLDEKVGELIDTLTRTRMLDNTIILFCSDHGDMLGERGLWFKMNFFEGSARVPLMVAGPGVTPGLHLAPVSNLDVTPTLCDLAGISMDEIMPWTDGESLRPVIDGAARVSPVLMEYAAEGSYAPMVCIREGKWKYIHCALDPDQLFNLETDPLELTNLAKDPTDSVIIATLKAFTDMREARWDMAAFDAAVRESQARRWVVYEALRNGAYYPWDHQPLQKASERYMRNHMNLDNLEDSKRYPRGE, encoded by the coding sequence ATGACAGCCGGTCGGCCTAACATTCTCATCATCATGGTCGACCAGCTGAACGGAAAGCTGTTTCCCGACGGCCCGGCGGATTTTCTGCATGCGCCGAATCTGAAAGCACTGGCTGCCCGCTCGGCACGCTTCCGCAACAACTACACCTCCTCGCCGCTCTGCGCCCCGGCCCGCGCCTCGTTCATGGCCGGGCAATTGCCGAGCCGCACGCAGGTCTACGACAATGCCGCCGAGTATATCTCGTCGATCCCGACCTTTGCCCACCATTTGCGCCGCGCCGGCTACTACACGGCGCTTTCGGGCAAGATGCATTTTGTCGGGCCAGACCAGTTGCACGGCTTCGAGGACCGGCTGACGACGGACATCTATCCGGCCGATTTCGGCTGGACGCCGGATTACCGCAAGCCCGGCGAGCGCATCGACTGGTGGTATCACAATCTCGGCTCCGTCACCGGCGCCGGTGTCGCCGAGATCACCAACCAGATGGAATATGACGACGAGGTCGCGTTTCTGGCCAACCAGAAGCTCTATCAGCTGGCCCGCGAAAACGACGATCAGGGCCGCCGCCCCTGGTGCGTCACGGCATCCTTCACCCATCCGCACGACCCCTATGTCGCCCGCCGCAAATTCTGGGATCTGTACGAGGGCTGCGCTGAGCTCGAGCCTGAGGTCGGCGCGCTGCCGATCGAGGACCAGTGCCCGCATTCGCTGCGCCTCATCCATGCCTGCGACTATGTCTCGTTCGACGTGACGCGCGAGAATGTAAGGCGCTCGCGCCAGGCCTATTTCGCCAATATCTCCTATCTCGATGAGAAGGTCGGCGAGCTGATCGACACGCTGACCCGGACCCGGATGCTCGACAACACGATCATCCTGTTCTGCTCCGACCATGGCGACATGCTGGGCGAGCGCGGGCTGTGGTTCAAGATGAACTTCTTCGAGGGTTCGGCCCGCGTGCCGCTGATGGTTGCTGGTCCGGGCGTCACGCCCGGCCTGCATCTCGCCCCCGTCTCAAACCTCGACGTGACGCCGACGCTCTGCGATCTGGCCGGTATCTCCATGGACGAAATCATGCCGTGGACCGACGGCGAAAGCCTTCGCCCGGTGATCGATGGCGCTGCGCGCGTCTCGCCGGTTTTGATGGAATATGCCGCAGAAGGCTCCTATGCGCCGATGGTCTGCATCCGCGAGGGAAAGTGGAAATACATCCACTGCGCGCTCGATCCGGACCAGCTGTTCAACCTCGAAACCGATCCGCTGGAACTGACCAATCTCGCCAAGGACCCGACCGATTCCGTCATCATCGCCACTTTGAAGGCCTTTACCGATATGCGCGAGGCACGCTGGGACATGGCCGCCTTCGACGCGGCGGTGCGCGAAAGCCAGGCGCGGCGCTGGGTGGTCTACGAGGCGCTGCGCAACGGCGCCTACTATCCCTGGGACCACCAGCCGCTGCAGAAAGCATCCGAGCGCTACATGCGCAACCATATGAATCTCGATAACCTCGAGGATTCCAAACGTTACCCGAGGGGTGAATGA
- the betB gene encoding betaine-aldehyde dehydrogenase: protein MKAQPKASHFIDGEYVEDTAGAAFDSLYPATGEVIATLHAATPAIVEKAIAAAKRAQPEWAAMSPTARGRILKRAADIMRERNRELSELETLDTGKPIQETIVADPTSGADAFEFFGGIAASALNGDYIPLGQDFAFTKRVPLGVCVGIGAWNYPQQIACWKGAPALICGNAMVFKPSENTPLGALKIAEILVEAGLPKGLYNVIQGDRMTGPLLVNHKDVAKVSLTGSVETGKKVAGAAASNLKHVTMELGGKSPLIVFDDADLESAIGGAMLGNFYSTGQVCSNGTRVFVQKGIKDKFLARLKERTEKIVIGDPMDEATQFGPMVSKAQLDKVFSYVEKGKAEGATLLTGGGIPNSVSSAGNYIQPTVFADVTDDMTIAREEIFGPVMCVLDFDSEDEVIARANATEFGLSAGVFTQDITRAHRVVDQLEAGTLWINAYNLAPVEVPFGGSKQSGFGRENSVAALSHYSELKSVYVAMGKVEAPY from the coding sequence ATGAAAGCCCAACCGAAAGCTTCCCACTTCATCGACGGCGAATATGTCGAGGACACGGCAGGTGCTGCCTTCGACAGCCTGTACCCTGCGACCGGCGAGGTGATCGCCACGCTTCATGCGGCAACACCGGCCATCGTCGAAAAAGCGATTGCCGCCGCCAAGCGCGCCCAGCCGGAATGGGCGGCGATGAGCCCGACGGCGCGCGGCCGCATCCTCAAGCGCGCCGCCGACATCATGCGCGAGCGCAACCGCGAGCTTTCCGAACTCGAGACGCTCGACACAGGCAAGCCGATCCAGGAAACCATCGTCGCCGACCCGACCTCGGGTGCGGACGCCTTCGAGTTCTTCGGCGGCATCGCGGCCTCGGCGCTGAATGGCGACTATATTCCGCTCGGCCAAGATTTCGCCTTTACCAAGCGCGTTCCGCTCGGCGTCTGCGTCGGCATTGGCGCCTGGAACTATCCGCAGCAGATCGCCTGCTGGAAGGGCGCCCCGGCGCTGATCTGCGGCAATGCCATGGTGTTCAAGCCGTCGGAAAACACGCCACTCGGTGCCTTGAAGATCGCCGAAATCCTTGTTGAGGCCGGGCTGCCCAAGGGGCTCTACAATGTCATCCAGGGCGACCGGATGACAGGCCCGCTGCTCGTCAACCACAAGGATGTGGCCAAGGTTTCGCTGACGGGGTCCGTGGAAACGGGCAAGAAGGTGGCGGGTGCGGCCGCCTCGAACCTCAAGCATGTGACGATGGAACTCGGCGGCAAGTCGCCGCTGATCGTGTTCGACGATGCCGATCTCGAAAGCGCCATCGGCGGGGCGATGCTCGGCAATTTCTATTCGACCGGTCAGGTCTGCTCGAACGGCACCCGCGTCTTCGTACAGAAGGGCATCAAGGACAAATTCCTTGCGCGCCTCAAGGAGCGCACCGAAAAGATCGTCATCGGCGACCCGATGGATGAGGCGACGCAGTTTGGCCCGATGGTCTCGAAGGCGCAGCTCGACAAGGTGTTTTCCTATGTCGAAAAGGGCAAGGCCGAGGGCGCCACGCTTCTGACCGGTGGCGGCATCCCGAATTCCGTCTCGTCGGCCGGCAACTACATCCAGCCGACCGTCTTTGCCGACGTCACCGACGACATGACCATCGCGCGCGAAGAGATCTTCGGGCCTGTCATGTGCGTGCTCGATTTTGACAGCGAGGACGAAGTGATCGCCCGCGCCAACGCCACCGAATTCGGCCTTTCGGCCGGCGTGTTCACCCAGGACATCACCCGCGCGCATCGCGTGGTGGACCAGCTGGAAGCCGGCACGCTGTGGATCAACGCCTACAATCTGGCGCCGGTGGAGGTGCCGTTCGGCGGATCGAAGCAGTCGGGTTTCGGTCGCGAGAACTCGGTTGCGGCGCTGAGCCATTACAGCGAGCTGAAGAGCGTGTACGTGGCGATGGGTAAGGTCGAGGCGCCGTATTGA
- a CDS encoding DUF6644 family protein yields the protein MEGLLQWLAQTPVATALQGSTTLYIFFSAAHILSIGVLIGAVLPLDLRLAGLFRHVPVSVIGPFLGGAAAIGLICAIVTGACLFLVDPVAYAANPAFLAKLVLVAFGGLNALLQHRHSHWKAALADHPPAASVRLFAMLSMTIWSAAVVAGRWIGFL from the coding sequence ATGGAGGGTCTGCTGCAGTGGCTTGCCCAGACACCCGTTGCCACAGCCCTTCAGGGGTCAACGACGCTCTATATTTTTTTCAGCGCCGCCCATATCCTGTCCATCGGGGTCCTGATCGGCGCTGTCTTGCCGCTTGACCTGCGGCTGGCGGGCCTGTTCCGCCATGTGCCCGTGAGCGTCATCGGCCCGTTTCTCGGCGGTGCCGCAGCGATCGGGCTGATCTGTGCTATCGTCACCGGCGCGTGTCTGTTCCTCGTCGATCCCGTCGCCTATGCGGCCAATCCGGCATTCCTGGCGAAGCTGGTTCTGGTTGCGTTTGGCGGTTTGAATGCCCTGCTGCAACATCGGCATTCCCATTGGAAGGCAGCCTTAGCTGATCATCCTCCAGCAGCGTCCGTGCGGCTTTTTGCCATGTTGTCCATGACGATCTGGAGCGCAGCGGTGGTGGCAGGCCGGTGGATCGGTTTCCTCTAG
- a CDS encoding helix-turn-helix domain-containing protein — translation MGKAQKRLVEEEAETGSEFVVDWDVQKLTIGGQNYVLLSEEDYEDLIDGLIATKTMVRIADGEETWPMEIVAARARGENSVKVYRTYRGLSMSQLAEAAGISQPYLSEIEAGKKTGSVDVLKRIAIALKVDLDDLVVEVTKD, via the coding sequence ATGGGCAAAGCGCAGAAGCGCCTCGTCGAGGAAGAAGCGGAGACGGGCAGCGAATTTGTCGTCGACTGGGACGTCCAGAAGCTGACAATTGGCGGGCAAAACTACGTCCTTCTCAGCGAAGAGGACTATGAAGATCTTATCGATGGTCTCATCGCGACCAAAACCATGGTCCGGATCGCTGACGGCGAAGAGACTTGGCCTATGGAGATCGTCGCCGCACGAGCGCGAGGCGAAAATTCCGTGAAGGTTTATCGCACCTACCGTGGACTGAGCATGTCCCAATTGGCGGAAGCTGCCGGCATCTCCCAGCCCTACCTTTCCGAGATCGAGGCCGGCAAGAAGACCGGCTCCGTCGATGTCCTGAAGCGCATCGCGATCGCGCTCAAGGTCGATCTCGACGATCTCGTCGTTGAGGTTACGAAGGACTGA
- the betA gene encoding choline dehydrogenase, with protein MQADYVIIGSGSAGSALAYRLSEDGKNTVLVLEYGGSDFGPFIQMPAALAWPMSMSRYNWGYLSEPEPNLNNRRITAPRGKVIGGSSSINGMVYVRGSMTDYNEWEELGARGWGYADVLPYFKRMENSHGGEDGWRGTDGPLHVRRGSFKNPLFKAFVDAGQQAGFELTDDYNGSKQEGFGLMEQTVHNGRRWSAATAYLRPALKRPNVELLRCYARKIVIENGRAVGVEIERGGKIEVVKANREVIVSASSFNSPKLLMLSGIGPGAHLSEMGIAVKADRPGVGANLQDHMEFYFQQVSTKPVSLYSWLPWFWQGVAGAQWLFTKTGLGVSNQFESCAFLRSAPGVKQPDIQYHFLPVAISYDGKAAAKSHGFQVHVGYNHSKSRGNVTLRSPDVKADPVIKFNYMSHPEDWEKFRHCVRLTREIFGQKAFDPYRGPEIQPGEAVKTDEQIDAFLREHLESAYHPCGTCRMGDARDPMAVVDPETRVIGVDGLRVADSSIFPHVTYGNLNGPSIMTGEKAADHILGKQMLPRSNQEPWINPRWETSDR; from the coding sequence ATGCAGGCAGACTACGTCATCATCGGTTCCGGCTCCGCCGGCTCGGCGCTTGCCTATCGCCTGTCGGAAGACGGCAAGAACACCGTACTGGTGCTGGAATATGGCGGGTCCGATTTCGGGCCGTTCATCCAGATGCCGGCGGCACTCGCCTGGCCGATGAGCATGAGCCGGTACAACTGGGGCTATCTTTCCGAGCCCGAGCCCAACCTCAACAACCGGCGGATCACGGCGCCGCGTGGCAAGGTGATCGGCGGGTCGTCATCGATCAACGGCATGGTCTATGTGCGCGGCTCGATGACCGATTACAACGAATGGGAAGAACTCGGCGCGCGCGGCTGGGGCTATGCGGATGTGCTGCCCTATTTCAAACGCATGGAAAACTCCCATGGTGGCGAGGATGGCTGGCGCGGCACCGACGGGCCGCTGCATGTGCGGCGCGGTTCGTTCAAGAACCCGCTGTTCAAGGCTTTCGTCGATGCCGGCCAGCAGGCCGGTTTCGAGCTGACCGACGACTATAACGGCTCCAAGCAGGAGGGTTTCGGCCTGATGGAGCAGACGGTGCACAATGGCCGGCGCTGGTCTGCCGCCACCGCCTATCTGCGTCCCGCCCTCAAGCGCCCGAATGTGGAGCTCTTGCGCTGCTACGCCCGCAAGATCGTTATCGAGAACGGCCGGGCCGTCGGCGTCGAAATCGAGCGCGGGGGCAAGATCGAGGTGGTGAAGGCAAACCGCGAAGTCATCGTCTCGGCCTCCTCGTTCAATTCGCCGAAACTTTTGATGCTGTCGGGCATCGGGCCGGGCGCGCATCTGAGCGAAATGGGCATCGCGGTCAAGGCCGATCGGCCGGGCGTCGGCGCCAATCTGCAGGACCATATGGAGTTCTATTTCCAGCAGGTGTCGACCAAGCCCGTCTCGCTCTATTCCTGGCTGCCCTGGTTCTGGCAGGGGGTTGCAGGTGCACAATGGCTGTTCACCAAGACGGGTCTCGGCGTTTCCAACCAGTTCGAATCCTGCGCCTTCCTGCGCTCGGCGCCGGGCGTCAAGCAGCCGGATATCCAGTATCACTTCCTGCCGGTGGCGATTTCCTATGACGGCAAGGCGGCGGCGAAGAGCCACGGCTTCCAGGTGCATGTCGGCTACAACCACTCGAAATCACGGGGCAACGTGACGCTGCGCTCGCCCGACGTGAAGGCCGATCCCGTTATAAAATTCAATTACATGAGCCACCCGGAAGACTGGGAGAAGTTCCGCCACTGCGTGCGCCTCACCCGCGAAATCTTCGGACAGAAGGCGTTCGATCCCTATCGCGGGCCGGAGATCCAGCCGGGCGAAGCGGTCAAGACCGACGAGCAGATCGACGCCTTCCTGCGCGAGCATCTGGAAAGCGCCTATCACCCCTGCGGCACCTGCCGGATGGGCGACGCGCGCGATCCGATGGCCGTCGTCGATCCGGAAACCCGCGTCATCGGCGTCGATGGCCTGCGCGTCGCGGATTCATCGATCTTCCCGCACGTGACATACGGCAACCTCAACGGTCCCTCGATCATGACCGGCGAAAAGGCCGCCGACCATATCCTCGGCAAGCAGATGCTGCCGCGCTCCAACCAGGAGCCGTGGATCAATCCGCGCTGGGAAACGAGCGACCGGTAG
- a CDS encoding phosphoadenylyl-sulfate reductase codes for MTSDTLENRAAALNAQLQGIDLRGRLAMIAGLEGKSVFTTSLGIEDQVITAAIGSARLDIEVSTLETGRLFNETVALIDKTEETYGLLIKRFYPEQDDIDAFAAKYGLNGFYDSIEARHACCGARKVKPLARALEGARFWITGLRRGQSGNRAETPFAEADLDRGLIKINVLADWDIEAIRAHVEAEAIPVNPLHARGYPSIGCEPCTRAIKPGEPERAGRWWWENDETRECGLHVPEAASVIPQATSLPLSSSIAR; via the coding sequence ATGACGTCCGACACACTCGAAAATCGCGCCGCAGCGCTCAATGCGCAACTCCAAGGGATTGATTTGCGCGGGCGGCTTGCCATGATTGCCGGGCTTGAGGGCAAGTCCGTCTTCACGACAAGCCTTGGCATCGAGGATCAGGTGATCACGGCAGCCATCGGCTCGGCCCGGCTGGATATAGAGGTTTCCACTCTGGAAACCGGACGGCTTTTCAACGAGACCGTTGCGCTGATCGACAAAACCGAAGAGACCTATGGCCTGCTGATCAAACGTTTCTATCCCGAGCAGGACGATATCGACGCCTTTGCCGCAAAATATGGCCTTAATGGTTTCTATGACAGCATCGAAGCCCGGCATGCCTGTTGCGGGGCGCGCAAGGTCAAGCCTCTGGCGCGCGCGCTCGAAGGAGCGCGTTTCTGGATCACCGGACTGCGCCGCGGTCAGTCGGGAAACCGGGCGGAGACGCCGTTTGCCGAAGCCGACCTCGATCGCGGCCTGATCAAGATCAACGTGCTCGCCGACTGGGATATCGAGGCGATCCGCGCCCATGTCGAAGCCGAAGCGATCCCGGTCAATCCGCTGCATGCCCGTGGTTACCCGTCGATCGGTTGCGAACCCTGCACGCGCGCCATCAAGCCGGGCGAGCCCGAACGGGCCGGCCGCTGGTGGTGGGAAAACGACGAGACACGCGAATGCGGCCTGCATGTGCCGGAGGCCGCGTCGGTCATCCCGCAAGCCACGTCGCTCCCTCTTTCCAGCAGCATTGCGCGATAG
- the betI gene encoding transcriptional regulator BetI — MPKMGMEPVRRKALVDAALRVIGDQGTLSVTMSDIARNAGVSAALAHHYFGSKEQLLIETIRSLLRQLRDDTVLALKSAKGPRERLSAIVRVSFQADQFAPETIAAWLAFYSEAQRSEETRRFLVVYARRLRSNLVADLKALCGADDAVRVAEGAAALIDGLYIRRALGSSPVTAEASIALTDDYLSLQLDALSAQGHAA, encoded by the coding sequence ATGCCGAAAATGGGAATGGAGCCGGTTCGCCGGAAAGCTTTGGTGGACGCAGCCCTGCGCGTGATTGGCGATCAGGGCACACTGTCCGTTACGATGTCGGATATCGCCCGCAATGCCGGCGTATCGGCAGCGCTTGCGCATCACTATTTCGGCAGCAAGGAACAGCTGCTGATCGAGACGATCCGCTCGCTGCTTCGGCAGTTGCGTGACGATACGGTGCTTGCGCTCAAATCCGCGAAGGGACCGCGAGAGCGCCTGTCGGCCATCGTGCGGGTCAGTTTCCAGGCGGATCAGTTTGCACCGGAAACGATCGCCGCCTGGCTTGCTTTTTATTCGGAAGCGCAGCGCTCCGAGGAGACGCGGCGGTTTCTGGTGGTCTATGCCCGGCGCCTGCGGTCCAACCTCGTTGCCGACCTCAAGGCCTTGTGTGGCGCGGATGATGCGGTGCGCGTCGCCGAAGGGGCGGCAGCGTTGATCGACGGGCTTTACATTCGAAGGGCGCTGGGCTCCTCGCCGGTGACTGCCGAAGCCTCTATTGCGCTCACCGACGACTATCTTTCCCTGCAACTTGACGCTCTTTCCGCACAAGGACATGCCGCATGA
- a CDS encoding DUF1344 domain-containing protein — protein MRALLTSLTIISAISLSSAAFAANSTTGTIRAVDAKAMTLTLKNGTSYVLPAGFKDSGLKAGEKVKIAYDVIGKKHQATAITPVQ, from the coding sequence ATGCGTGCTCTTCTGACCTCTTTGACAATTATTTCCGCAATTTCCCTATCCTCGGCCGCCTTTGCCGCCAATAGCACGACCGGCACGATCCGCGCCGTCGATGCCAAGGCGATGACCCTGACGCTGAAGAACGGCACGAGTTACGTGCTTCCCGCCGGCTTCAAGGATTCGGGGCTCAAGGCAGGAGAAAAGGTGAAGATCGCCTACGACGTGATCGGCAAGAAACATCAGGCAACGGCGATCACGCCGGTGCAATGA
- a CDS encoding NAD(P)H-quinone oxidoreductase, producing the protein MILPTEMRFVDLPLPGGAENMVLSRGPLPELNAGDILIRVEAAGVNRPDVLQRLGNYPPPPGASPVLGLEVAGEVVGIGEGVEDFAIGEKVCGLANGGGYAEFCALPATQALRWPKGYDAARAAALPETFFTVWANVFQMADLVEGEKILIHGGSSGIGTTAIQLARAFGAEVFVTAGTKDKCDACVALGAKRAINYRDEDFKAAIAEETGGLGVDVILDMVGAPYFDRNIASLAKDGRLSIIAFLGGAVVEKANIAPILGKRLHIMGSAMRPRTAAEKEAIRDDLEDNVWPLLEEGEVAPVMQAVVPFSEVVEAHRLMEAGDHIGKIVLTV; encoded by the coding sequence GTGATTTTGCCGACCGAAATGCGTTTTGTCGATCTACCCTTGCCGGGCGGGGCCGAAAACATGGTTCTTTCCCGCGGCCCGCTGCCGGAACTGAACGCTGGCGATATCCTCATCCGCGTCGAGGCGGCCGGCGTCAACCGCCCGGACGTGCTGCAAAGGCTCGGCAACTATCCGCCGCCGCCGGGCGCGAGCCCTGTTCTGGGTCTGGAGGTTGCCGGCGAAGTGGTCGGGATCGGGGAGGGCGTCGAGGATTTTGCGATCGGGGAAAAGGTCTGCGGGCTCGCCAATGGCGGCGGCTATGCCGAGTTCTGCGCCCTGCCGGCCACGCAGGCATTGCGCTGGCCGAAGGGCTATGACGCCGCCCGCGCGGCAGCGCTGCCGGAAACCTTTTTTACCGTCTGGGCCAATGTCTTCCAGATGGCGGATCTGGTGGAAGGCGAAAAGATCCTCATTCACGGCGGGTCCAGCGGCATCGGCACGACCGCCATCCAGCTTGCCCGCGCTTTCGGCGCCGAGGTTTTCGTGACCGCCGGCACCAAGGACAAATGCGACGCCTGCGTGGCGCTCGGGGCCAAACGGGCGATCAACTACCGGGATGAGGATTTTAAGGCCGCCATTGCGGAAGAAACCGGCGGCCTCGGCGTCGATGTCATCCTCGACATGGTCGGAGCGCCCTATTTCGACCGCAACATCGCCTCGCTCGCCAAGGACGGCCGGCTGTCGATCATCGCCTTCCTCGGCGGTGCGGTGGTCGAAAAGGCCAATATAGCGCCGATACTGGGTAAGCGGCTGCATATCATGGGATCGGCCATGCGGCCACGCACCGCCGCTGAGAAGGAAGCAATCCGGGACGATCTTGAGGACAATGTCTGGCCGTTGCTGGAGGAGGGCGAGGTCGCACCGGTGATGCAGGCGGTCGTGCCGTTTTCCGAGGTTGTCGAAGCGCACCGGCTGATGGAGGCGGGCGACCATATCGGCAAAATCGTTCTTACCGTCTAA
- the cysD gene encoding sulfate adenylyltransferase subunit CysD, producing MPSTLPETELHNPQTTKTPLDPHLKALENEAIHIFREVAAEFEKPVMLYSVGKDSSVLLHLARKAFYPGRVPFPLLHVNTGWKFSEMIAFRNDIVKKYDLDFIEHINPRGAAENVTPFTHGSALFTDIMKTEGLRQALDAHGFDAAFGGARRDEEASRAKERIYSFRTPDHRWDPRNQRPELWNVYNGMIRKGESVRAFPLSNWTEVDIWRYIQVEDIPLVPLYYAKERPYVERDGMMILAEDPRLELLPGETVKHGSIRFRTLGDFPLTGAIPSQATNLEEVIAELEIATVSERQGRAIDRDQSGSMEKKKREGYF from the coding sequence ATGCCCAGCACCCTTCCGGAAACGGAACTGCACAATCCGCAGACCACAAAGACACCGCTCGACCCGCATCTGAAGGCCCTTGAGAACGAGGCGATCCACATCTTCCGCGAAGTGGCGGCAGAGTTCGAAAAGCCGGTTATGCTCTATTCCGTCGGCAAGGACAGTTCTGTCCTGCTGCATCTGGCGCGCAAGGCCTTTTATCCCGGCCGCGTGCCCTTTCCGCTGCTGCATGTGAACACCGGCTGGAAGTTCTCCGAGATGATCGCGTTCCGCAACGACATCGTCAAGAAGTACGACCTCGACTTCATCGAGCATATCAACCCGCGCGGTGCCGCCGAAAACGTCACGCCCTTTACCCATGGCTCGGCGCTATTCACCGACATCATGAAGACGGAAGGCCTTCGCCAGGCGCTGGATGCCCATGGCTTCGACGCCGCTTTCGGCGGCGCGCGACGCGACGAGGAGGCGAGCCGCGCCAAGGAGCGCATCTATTCCTTCCGCACGCCCGACCATCGCTGGGACCCGCGCAACCAGCGCCCCGAACTGTGGAACGTCTATAACGGCATGATCCGCAAGGGCGAGAGCGTCCGGGCGTTTCCGCTGTCGAACTGGACCGAAGTCGATATCTGGCGCTACATCCAGGTGGAAGACATCCCGCTGGTGCCGCTCTACTACGCCAAGGAGCGACCTTATGTGGAGCGCGACGGCATGATGATCCTTGCGGAAGATCCGCGTCTGGAGCTTCTGCCCGGCGAAACCGTCAAGCACGGTTCGATCCGTTTTCGCACGCTCGGCGATTTTCCGCTGACCGGCGCCATTCCCTCGCAGGCCACCAATCTGGAAGAGGTCATTGCCGAACTGGAAATCGCCACGGTTTCCGAACGGCAGGGCCGCGCCATCGACCGCGACCAGTCCGGTTCGATGGAAAAAAAGAAGCGTGAAGGATATTTTTGA